Proteins found in one Fibrobacter succinogenes genomic segment:
- a CDS encoding PLP-dependent cysteine synthase family protein, which translates to MSHIHHSITELIGHTPLLELHNFEKNHNAQGHILAKLEYFNATGSVKDRAALSMIEEAERTGKLKPGGEIVDLTSGNTGIALAAIAAAKGYKVTIFFESGGSKERVQVIKTYGAQLFDYKDIPELKKALEDGTICDNIVIEAITKYTKEHNAFFINQCENEYNPLAHYNTTGPEIWEDTDGKVDFVVSMAGTGGTLNGLSKYFREKNPNVKIVGVQATPDSRYFTPEAEKNGVIDGVAPFANVAEPPTFLTDSSIYDEYIEVSTLQAKAVAHELAEHEGLFLGTSSAAGVYAASIVAARPENKDKNIIVITADNGFKYLSTKVYALNK; encoded by the coding sequence ATGTCACATATCCACCATTCTATTACAGAACTTATTGGGCATACACCGCTTCTTGAACTTCACAATTTCGAAAAGAACCACAACGCCCAAGGCCATATTCTTGCCAAGCTCGAATATTTCAACGCTACAGGTTCTGTCAAGGATCGCGCCGCCCTTAGCATGATCGAAGAAGCCGAACGCACGGGTAAATTGAAACCGGGTGGAGAAATCGTTGACCTCACAAGTGGTAACACAGGCATTGCACTTGCCGCTATCGCAGCCGCAAAAGGTTATAAAGTCACGATATTCTTTGAATCCGGCGGTTCCAAGGAACGCGTTCAAGTTATCAAGACTTATGGCGCGCAGCTTTTCGATTACAAAGATATTCCCGAATTGAAAAAAGCACTTGAAGACGGCACAATTTGTGACAACATCGTTATCGAGGCCATCACAAAGTACACCAAAGAGCACAACGCATTTTTCATCAACCAGTGCGAAAACGAATACAATCCCCTAGCCCATTACAACACGACAGGCCCTGAAATCTGGGAAGATACCGATGGCAAAGTAGATTTCGTTGTTTCGATGGCAGGCACAGGCGGAACACTGAACGGACTTTCAAAATATTTCCGCGAAAAGAATCCGAATGTCAAAATCGTCGGTGTGCAAGCGACTCCGGACTCCCGCTATTTCACGCCAGAAGCCGAAAAGAATGGCGTTATCGACGGTGTCGCACCATTTGCAAATGTCGCAGAACCTCCCACGTTCTTGACGGATTCCTCGATTTACGATGAATACATCGAAGTTTCTACATTACAGGCAAAGGCCGTAGCGCACGAGCTCGCCGAACACGAAGGGCTTTTCCTGGGCACATCAAGTGCAGCAGGCGTTTACGCAGCCTCAATTGTCGCAGCGCGTCCTGAAAATAAAGACAAGAACATCATCGTCATCACAGCCGACAACGGATTCAAATACCTTTCCACAAAAGTTTATGCTTTGAATAAGTAA
- a CDS encoding ABC transporter substrate-binding protein, whose translation MNFKHLIETTLISALLFGASAFAEIKTVRIAHYTGVLCSAPVHTAWLKGFFDEEFKKIGQKYEMVPIAEGSGSVNDLIVAGKADAGNELLATELQPIQNGLPIIFVTGVHTGCTKFYVTKQSTIKKLKDLKGRKSKIGVIGLSDSSIMTFKRKLRDLGVVADGPEADVEFVVYGATDLPLALQKGAVDIIALHDPTATTAEEEYGFRKLLDTATDPKFAVEYCCIAFVSLKLWKENPEGAAAFTRAVARGSAFVNANPRETARLQLAKDIVPGSEDFNTKLLESYTHIPSRKATIRTFRTVATELQKTGVLKKKLNIEKFITSHFANFASKGIHVPDGYKYDKDTGSFTETTEEPKTLAKNIVEN comes from the coding sequence ATGAATTTTAAACACCTCATTGAAACAACACTTATAAGCGCTCTGCTTTTCGGAGCAAGCGCTTTCGCCGAAATTAAAACTGTTCGAATCGCCCATTACACAGGAGTGTTGTGCAGTGCTCCGGTTCATACCGCATGGCTCAAAGGATTTTTCGACGAAGAATTTAAAAAGATCGGGCAGAAATACGAAATGGTACCAATTGCCGAAGGTTCCGGTTCCGTCAACGACTTGATTGTCGCTGGGAAAGCGGACGCAGGTAATGAACTTCTCGCCACAGAACTTCAGCCTATCCAAAACGGACTCCCGATTATCTTTGTAACAGGCGTACACACAGGCTGCACCAAGTTCTACGTCACAAAGCAATCGACCATAAAAAAGCTCAAGGACCTGAAAGGGCGCAAAAGCAAAATTGGCGTCATCGGATTATCCGACAGTTCGATTATGACATTCAAGCGAAAACTCCGTGACCTTGGCGTTGTCGCCGATGGCCCCGAAGCGGATGTCGAATTCGTTGTCTATGGCGCAACTGACTTGCCATTGGCACTCCAAAAGGGAGCCGTGGACATTATCGCCCTTCACGATCCGACCGCTACAACAGCCGAAGAAGAATACGGTTTCCGTAAGCTTCTGGACACCGCCACCGATCCGAAATTTGCCGTAGAATACTGCTGCATCGCATTCGTGAGCCTCAAACTTTGGAAAGAAAATCCGGAAGGTGCAGCCGCATTCACACGTGCAGTCGCTCGCGGTTCCGCATTCGTCAACGCTAACCCGCGTGAAACAGCAAGACTCCAGCTTGCAAAGGACATCGTCCCCGGAAGCGAAGATTTCAACACCAAACTGCTTGAAAGCTACACCCACATTCCATCCCGCAAAGCAACGATTCGCACATTCAGAACCGTCGCCACGGAACTCCAAAAAACGGGCGTACTCAAGAAAAAGTTGAACATCGAAAAGTTCATCACAAGCCACTTTGCCAATTTTGCGTCTAAGGGGATTCACGTTCCTGACGGTTACAAGTACGATAAGGATACAGGCTCATTTACAGAAACGACCGAAGAACCGAAAACCTTAGCGAAAAATATCGTTGAGAACTAA
- a CDS encoding GNAT family N-acetyltransferase, whose protein sequence is MSLSKFTIRKATLSDCNAIAAVEATCFPPAEAAKHEDFQKRLERYADYFLLMFDGDKLISFVDGFVTDIPDLNDKMYEDAGMHNPNGAWQMIFGVNTIPEYRHQGCAEKLLRLFVQNAKAESRRGVVLTCKEKLVHYYAKIGFVDEGISADSTHGNVVWNQMRLTF, encoded by the coding sequence ATTTACGATAAGAAAAGCGACGCTATCCGATTGCAATGCGATTGCCGCAGTGGAAGCAACATGCTTTCCGCCAGCAGAAGCTGCAAAACATGAAGATTTCCAAAAGCGTCTGGAACGCTATGCGGACTATTTTTTGCTGATGTTCGATGGCGACAAGCTGATTTCATTCGTAGACGGATTTGTAACGGATATTCCCGATTTGAACGACAAAATGTACGAAGACGCCGGTATGCACAATCCAAACGGAGCATGGCAAATGATATTCGGAGTCAACACTATCCCCGAATACCGCCATCAAGGTTGCGCAGAAAAGCTATTGAGATTATTCGTCCAAAACGCAAAAGCAGAAAGCAGACGTGGCGTTGTTCTCACTTGCAAAGAAAAGCTCGTACATTATTACGCCAAAATTGGTTTTGTCGATGAAGGTATTTCGGCAGATTCGACTCACGGAAACGTTGTCTGGAATCAAATGCGACTGACGTTTTAA